The DNA window GCCGTGAAAATCATGGTGGAGGTGCGTCTACATATTGCAGGCCGCATCCACGGATGCGGCCTTTTTGTTGAGTGTCGATCCAAGAAGCGGTGAAGGTTGCCCTGTGTGACAGCTTTTCCCTTTGTTTCGGGTCAGTGATGATAATCTACAGCGCCAATGGAGAATGAAATGGCTCAACCTTTAGCACGGACTTTTGTCAATATGTTCCTCGGCAATGCCCCGGTGTGGTATAAGCTTACCATCCTTGCATGTCTTGTCTGCAACCCGATTATCATGATTACCGTCGGGCCTTTTGTGGCGGGCTGGTTGCTGATTGCAGAATTCATTTTTACCCTGACGATGGCTTTGAAGTGTTATCCGCTTCCGGCTGGTGGGCTTTTGGCTATCGAAGCCGTTGCCATGGGGCTGACTTCAGCAGACGTCGTGTACCATGAAGCCCTCAATAATTTCGAGGTGATTCTGCTGTTGATCTTCATGGTTGCCGGTATTCATTTCATGAAGGATTTCCTGCAATTCACGTTTACTCGAATCCTGGTTCGGGTTCGGTCGAAAAAACTGATTGCATTGTTGTTCTGTCTGGCCGGAGCCTTCCTTTCTGCTTTCCTCGACGCCCTGACGGTGACGGCTGTCATTATTGCCGTGGCCTATGGATTTTATAATGTCTACCACCGTTTTGCTTCGGGCAAAGGCAGTGGCGATTCTCACAATCTGATTTCGGATGAGTTTGTCAAGCAGAAGGACCGCGAAGAGCTGTTGGCATTCCGGGCCTTTCTTCGCAATCTGATGATGCACGGTGCCGTGGGTACAGCGCTTGGCGGTGTCTGTACTCTCGTCGGTGAGCCGCAGAATCTCTTGATTGCCCATGAGATGGGATGGCATTTCATTCCCTTCATCGTCAAGGTGCTGCCGGTGTCCATGCCGGTTCTTGCCGTGGGACTGCTGACCTGTCTTGCCGTGGAACAGTTTAAAGTGTTTGGCTACGGAGCCGAGCTTCCTGGAAATATTCGTTCGTTTTTGTTGGAAACAGCCATTCGTATGGAAAAGGAACAGGGACAGCGTGGCAAGGTCAAATTATGTATCCAGGCCCTGATCGGGGTGTGGCTTATTTTGGCTCTCGCCATGCATCTTGCTGCGGTCGGTCTGGTCGGCCTGTCCGTTATTATTCTGTTGACGTCCATGACTGGCGTTGTGGAAGAAAGCCAGCTTGGACATGCCTTTGAGGAGGCACTGCCTTTTACCGCACTGCTCGTTGTCTTCTTCTCTATTGTTGGTGTCATTCATTCCCAGAATCTGTTTGCGCCCATTATTGGGTATGTCTTGAGCATGAAAGGACAGATGCAGTTGGTGGCCTATTATGCGGCTAACGGTCTTTTGTCCTCCATCTCCGATAACGTGTTTGTGGCGACGGTGTACATCTCGGAGACCAAGCTGCATTTCATCGGTCTGCTTGACGCCCTGCCGGGTATCGGCATGAGCGGTCAGGCTCTCATGGCCAAATTGACCGATTCCAGTCTGGTTCGGGCCGACGTCATTGCCAGCCTGCCTGCCACGGTCGCTCCTCAGGTTCAAGAGATGATGGCTCATTTTGACAAGTTGGCGGTTGCCATCAATACCGGAACAAACATTCCGTCCGTGGCGACTCCCAATGGACAGGCCGCATTCCTGTTCCTGTTGACAAGCGCGCTTGCGCCGGTCATCCGTTTGTCATACGGCCGTATGGTCATCCTTGCGTTGCCATACACCATCACCATGTCCCTGACTGGTTTGGCTGCCGTGTATTATCTGTTGTAAAAAGCATCCCATGATGCGGGACCGCCCCGAATTGTCAGTCAAAGGAGAGAATGATGAAAAGCATTGCACGTCTTGTCGATCATATTATCTCACGGGTGAATGTGAATCTGAAACCCATTGGTCGTGATGTCGAACCCGCTGTTCGGCAGTCGATCAGAACTGACAAGCTGACGCAGTATTATGCGTATTATGCCCTTTCAATTGACCATCCCTGGTACTTTCGTTTTCAGGAAAGCAACTTGGGAGGATCGTATTTTCTCGGAAAGTGCGAGGTTGATCGGTCAGTCGTTCTCAAGAGCGACATTCGCGGGGACGAGCTGAAGCCCAAAGGGGCGGTCGCGTATTTTGGTGGGCTTGGAACGGAGTTATATCAGGATGAGATTATCCAGATCGTCAACAGCTTTCTGGTCAAGACCCTGATTCACAATAATTCTCAAAATCCTGAAATTCCCGAGTATTTTCGTATTCTCAACACCGTGGCCATGCATTATTCAAATATTCATGGGACAACCACGGAAGGGGCGTATCTCGGTGCCTTTGCAACTGCGGATCTGTCTGTCCTGCATAATTGTGTGCTGGGCGATTTCGCGTATGTGCAGGCTGGTGATTTGTCTCGACAGACGATTCAGTCCGGTCGGGTGTGGATTCATCAGCCCGGGGTTTTCGAATTCGACTACATGCACGACCCGGAGATTATTGATCGGTATGTGACCTTTGACAGCAAGGGACAGTTGACCGGTGAATTCTCGGATTTTGTCAGGGAACGTCGGAGTGATTTTTTGCCCATGTATGATTCCCTGGCTTTCGAAAGTCCTGTGCCGGTGCCGGAGAGTGCTTTTTTGAGCCGGTATGCCGTGGTCAAGGGCGAGAGCCATCTGGGAGACAATTGTCTGGTGGCGCAACGGGCGTGTCTGGAGAACGCGACACTCGGTAACGGTTCGAATGCGCAGGAAAATTGTTTTATCGTTGATTCGAAGCTGGAAGCGATGGATGTGATTGCTCATGGCGGCAAGCTCATTCACGTGGAACTTGGAGAAAAGGTTTTTGTCGGATTCAATTCGTTTCTTCATGGTGAAGCTGACAGGAAAATTCTGGTTGGGGCCGGGACAATCGTCATGCCACACACGATTATCGACGCGCTTGAGCCGCTTGATATCCCGAAAAAAATGATTGTCTGGGGATACATTCGGACCCAGGAAGATCTCGCATCCCACAGCATGAGTCTGGATGATTTTTCCAAACAACGGGAATTGCGTCTCGGTGCGCTTGTTTTCAATGGGGACGGGGCTGCTTTTATCAAGGGATTTCAACGTCGTATTGAGCACATCTTGCAGGAAAATGGTGCCTATTATGACGGGAATGATGCAACCCGTGGCCATGCCCAAAAGACTCAAAGCGTTTCATACAACTTATTTCAGCCCTATCTCGCAGGTGAAGAAGAAGCCATGTTTCCGGCAATTGTCGTCGGGAATCGGTAGATTTCGTTTTCGAGAAAAAAAGTGTCTCGCCGTCGGGTGTTTTCGGGCGTTGAGAAAATCAGATGAGGAAACCGTCTGCGGCGAAAGTGTCAGGTGATTTCGCCTCTGGCGGCCAAAGGGCTAGAGTCTTTTGGAAACCCATTGTCACCTTTGATGAGGAACAATTCGGGGAAATGTGGTCTGTGGCGATGTGATGAAATGATATTTCATGTAAAAAAGATCCCATCACTTTGAGGTGATGGGATTTTTTTTATTTGGGGAGATTTCCCTATTCGACGGCGAATCCACCCACTGATTTGGGGGTTCCCTGTGTCGCTGCGGGCTGTTTTTTGGCCGCTTTTTTGGGAGCATGTGTCGGCGTGGCCGATGTTTTCTTGATGATTTCCGTTGCCGTGGCCACCATGCCGCCCATGTTGGCGAGGTCGGCCGGGATAATCATGGTGTTGTTTTCCTTGGCCAGATTGCCGAATTCGTCGATGTATTGTTCGGCGACCTTCAGGTTCATGGCTTCGGCACCGCCCGGGAGGTTGATGACTTCGGCCACCTTTTGCAGTCCCTGGGCCGTGGCGTCCGCGACCAGAAGAATTTCTTGGGCGCGTCCCTGGGCTTCGTTGATGCGTTTCTGCTTTTCACCTTCGGAAATCTGGACCGCTTCTTGTCTCAGACCTTCACTTCGGTTGATGCGGGATTGGCGATCACCTTCGGAGATGGCGATTTCCGCACGTTTTTCCCGTTCCGCCTTCATCTGCTGTTCCATGGCGTTCATGACCGTGCTGGGCGGGGTGATGTCCTTGATCTCGTACCGCATGATCTTGACCCCCCATTCCTGGGCGGCTTCGTCAACGGCCTGGACAACCGAGGCGTTGATGGTCTCGCGTTCCTCAAAGGTCTTGTCCAGATCGATCTTGCCGATGGCGGACCGGAGCGACGTCTGTGCCAGTTGGGAGGCGGCGATATAATAATTTTCAATGCCATAGCAGGACATTTTTGCGTCGATGACCCGGATGTACAGCACGCCGTCAATGGTCACGGACACATTGTCCCGGGTGATGCAGCTCTGGGCCGGAATATCCATGACCTCTTCCTTGAGACTGCGTTTGTACGCGATCTTGTCGATGAAGGGGATCAGGATGTGCAGGCCCGCACCAATACTTTTGGAATATTTGCCGAGTCGTTCTACCACGAATTGGCTTTTTTGCGGAACGATCACCGCTGTCTTGATAAGCAGGGTGACCACGATCACTGCAAAGACAATAACCGTGACAAGCGATGTCAATGTTGCTGGATCCATTTCAATGCTCCTTTGTTACGATAAACGCGTTGGGGTCTTTGGGATTGCGTTGGCTGATGCGGACCATGTCGCCGATAGCCACAGGGACGTCGCACTGAGCCGACCAGAATGAACCCAGGTATTTGATTCGTCCCGGCTGAGGCGGATCAATGGCCTCCACGACTTCGCACAATGCCCCGATGGCAGTGTCGGTCTCTTCTTCCGAAGCGGATTGTCCGGAAAAGGTCGCGGCCATGGTCTTTCGCAGCAGGAGAATCAGGCTCAGGGATGCAATGACGAAAATGAGGACTTGCATTTGGAGAGAAACCCCGAAAAAAGCCGAAATACCGGCAATGATTGCTCCCACACCAAAAAAAATCACGATAAAGGCGGGCATCACGAATTCTGCCACAAGGAAGAAGACGCCAATGCCCAGCCAGATCAGCCAGAGTATGTTTTCCATTGAGTTGAAATAGTCCATGAACCCTCCTGATTGGAACTCGATTCATACCTTTTCGGAACAGGTTTGTCGATGAGAACACGACTGTCCATGATATGAGCATGTGCAGCGGTTTTCTCAGGCTTGCGAAACCGTGCCGGGTGGTATACCGTTTCCCCCTCGAACTTTTAAAAGACACATAAACATACAAATATACTATGAAATTTCGTATTTTTCTCGCAGGGCTACTGCTGTTTCTCGCGGCGATTCCCGCTTTGGCGAACGAACCGGACTATCTGGCCATGATGGCCCATGATTCTGAAATCAAGGCCATTGCCACGATTTCAAAACTTCGCAGGGTGAGCGGAACCCGCAATGGTACCTTTACGCATGTCTCTTTCAAACGGGTGTACGCCCTGACTCCATATACTCCCAAGGTCTTTGTCGGTGCGTGCAAGATACTCAATTATGCCTGGCAGAAACGGTCCGAGGGGATCATCTATCTTAAACCAAAAGTCGGCCAAAAGGTCTATGTCACGGTCTCGTCCGACGGTGGGGCCATTACCAGCTTTACTCTGTTGACCCCTGAGTTGAACTATGCTGTTCGCAAGGACCCAGCCCGGGTGGAATATACGCATGGTAAGGCTGTCCTGCTCCCTTCCTTTGAATAACCTCCACTGATTTTCGGGATGAAATCGAGCCCAATTGATTTTTCTTTCTTGACTTTGACGAATGCTTGGCTATATTGCCAAATGAACAACATGGAGCATTGAGTATGAAACAGGATCTCGTCACCCTCCGCCAATTTGAAGAGCGGGCACATGTCATCAAGGCCATGGCACATCCGTCGCGGCTGATAATGATCGACGAATTGTCCCGTGGGGAACGGTGCGTATGCGATTTGCGTGATCTGGTGGGGGCGGATATTTCGACGGTCTCCAAGCATCTGGCGGTGCTCAAGAAAGTTGGGATCGTGGAAGACGAGAAGCGGGGCAAGAATGTCTATTATCGGCTGAAAGTCCCTTGTGTGCTCAATTTTTTCCAGTGTATTGAATCAGTTTTGGCGGCGAATAAGTAAAAATTTTTTCATTATCATTTGGCGAAAAGGCCAAATGAAGAGGGAGGGAAGCCCATGGCTTTATCTGAAAAAACGCAGTGTGACTGCCAGTCCTGTCCCGAGCCGGGAAACGCTCGGAATGGGGTTATGAAATATATGGTGATCGGGATCGTGGCTTTGGCTGTTTGGTACGGGATATACAGTCAGCTTTCGCGGTTTGCGGACTGGTTTGCGTATTCCCTGCTTGGCCTGGATGCGACAAGTCATTTTGGCACGGCCGTGCAGTTTTTTGTGTATGACACGCCGAAGGTCTTGCTGCTTTTGATCTTGGTGGTTTTTCTTGTCGGTATCTTGCGGTCGTTCGTGACTGTGAATTGGACCCGGAGTTTTCTGGCCGGGAAGCGGGAATCGGTCGGCAATGTGTTGGCCGCGTTGCTCGGGGTGGTCACGCCTTTCTGCTCGTGTTCGGCTGTTCCGCTGTTCATCGGGTTCATGACCGCCGGGATTCCGCTTGGGGTGACATTTTCCTTTCTCATCGCTGCGCCCATGGTCAACGAGATCGCACTGGTCTTGCTGTATGGTCTGCTGGGGTGGGAAGTCGCGGCTTTGTATTTCGTGATGGGTATCACCATTGCCGTGGTGGCCGGATGGGTGCTTGGACGGATGAAACTCGAAGCGCATGTGGAGGATTGGGTCAAGGAAATTCGGGCTGGTGAAGCCGCTTCGGATGTCGCCATGACCTGGCCTGGCCGGTTCGAATATGCGTTGAGTTCGGTCAAGGATATTACCGGACGGGTCTGGAAGTTCGTGGTCCTTGGCATTGCCGCCGGAGCACTCATTCATGGCTATGTGCCGGAAGGTCAGCTCGCCGGGATCATGGGAGACGAGGCGTGGTGGTCCGTGCCCTTGTCCGTCATTCTGGGCATTCCCATGTACACCAATGCCGCCGGGATCATTCCGGTGGTCGAGGCCCTGCTTGGAAAGGGCGCGGCTCTGGGGACTGTGCTGGCCTTCATGATGTCTGTTATCGCCCTGTCGTTCCCTGAGATGGTCATTTTGCGCAAGGTGCTGAAACCCCGGCTTATCGCCATATTCATCGCGGTGGTCGGCAGCGGTATCCTTGCTGTCGGATATCTTTTCAACGCAATCGTGTAATTGAGAACAAAAGGATGGAAAATATGAAGATTCTTGTCATGGGTCCGGGATGTGCCAAGTGTGAGCAGGCGGAAAAGACCGTGCGCGAGGCCGTTGCCGAAGCCGGTGTGGATGCCTCGATCGAAAAGGTCACTGATTTTCAGGAGATCGCCAAGCACGGGATTTTTGCGACGCCTGCCGTGGTGATCGACGGCGAGGTCAAGGTCGTTGGCAAGGCGCCGAGTAAGAAAGATGTCTTGAGCTGGTTGTAAACCCTATGCCTCACTTTGGCCCAACATGAAAATGCCGAACGTGGCAAAGAGGTTGGGCAAAAAGGTGATAACCCGTCCCTTTTCGTCATGGTGGTACGTCGATATGGCGACTTCCTTGACGATGGGGACGTTCATGTTTTTGCAGAAGTGCAGAAAATCCGTGATGGGAATGACCCGGATATTCGGGGTGTTGTACCATTCATAGGGCAACTCTTTGGAAACGGGTGCCCGTCCGGTAAAGAACATCTGGAGCCGGTTCTTGTAATGGGTGAAGTTCGGAAAGGAGACAATGCCGAGTTTGCCGACCCGCAACATGTCCCGTATGCAAATAGCCGGATTTGTCACCTGCATGAGAGCCTGGGAGAGGATGACATAATCAAAGGCGTTGTCCGGGTAGTCTTCGAGTTCTTCATAGATATCGCCGTGAATCACGGACAATCCCTTGGCAATGGCCTGACCGGCCGCGTCCTCGTCGATCTCTATGCCGGTTCCGACAATGTCCTTTTCCCGTGTCAGGTAGCTGAGCAGCGAGCCGGTCCGGCAGCCGAGGTCAAGGACTTTGCTGCCCGGTTCTATCCATGAAGCAATGACTTGAAGGTCAAATCGCATTATGTGTCCTTTTGAATTTCGGAATTCACCCGATTGAGAAAGCCTGACAACAGGCCATTGAGCCGGTCGTTGGGCAACAGAAATGCATCGTGTCCCCACGGTGCTTCGATTTCGCAGAAGCTCACATCCAATCCGTTCTTTTTCATGGCCTTGACCATGTTTTTTGATTGATACGTCGGATACAGCCAATCCGAGGTAAAGGAGATGACGAGATATCGACAGGATGCGCGGGAAAATGCCGCGACGAGCGAACCGTCGCCGTATTGGTTTTCCAGATTGAAATAGTCGGCGGCCTTGGTCAGGTACAAAAATGAGTTGGCATCGAATCGATCCACGAATTTGTTGCCTTGATATCGCAGGTAACTTTCGACCTGAAAATCCGCTTCGAAATCGAAGGAAAGTTCCACCCTGTCCTGAAGGCGTCGATCAAATTTTTGGCGCATGGACTCATCAGACAGATACGTGATGTGCCCGACCATGCGGGCCACGGCCAATCCGTGTTCGGGACGGCCCGTTTCATAGTAGTTACCCTGATTCCATGTGGGATCGGCCATGATGGCCTGCCGGGCGACTTCATTGAAGGCGATGGCCTGGGCCGAGTGTTTGGTGGTGGTGGCGAGTGGCAGGGCGGCCCGTACCCGATCGGGATACCGCACGGACCATTCCAGAACCTGCATTCCGCCCACGGAACCACCGACCACGGCCAACAGGGTGTCAATGCCCAGATGGTCGATCAATCCCCGTTGGCAACGGACCATGTCGCCGATAGTCGCGACTGGAAAACTTGTGCCATACGGCTGGCCGGTGTCCGGATTGATGGTCATGGGACCGGTTGATCCCATGCAACTACCGATGGTGTTCGAGCAGATGATGAAATATTTGTTCGTATCAAGCGGCTTGCCCGGCCCGACCATCAGGTCCCACCAGCCGGGTTTCGGGTCTTCCTCGGCATAATATCCGGCCATGTGTGAGTCGCCGGTCAGGGCGTGGCACACGAGGATGGCGTTGGATTTGTCTTCGTTCAATGTCCCGCAGGTCTCATAGGCCAGCGAAACCGAAGGCAGGGTTCGACCCGAATCGAATGTCAGCCCCGCCCCGTTTTCATCAAAGATGAAGGTCTTCTTGACGACCAGTCCCACGGAAGGCCCGTGGGCATTGTGCTCAATGTATTCGCTCATGCCCGAGAAAATACGGGAGAGCGGTCTGGCGGTCAATGGTGGGCATGCATTTTATGCGAAAATATCAACGATCGTTCCAATGAACAAGGCCACGGCCACAACACCGTTCATGGTGAAAAAGGCGACGTTGACGCGTCGCATATCATCCGGTTTGACGAGCAGGTGTTCGCCCATCAGGATGACGCCAATGGCGACGGCAGTGATGAAATAGATGGTCCCCAGTCCGGCAGCCCATCCCGCGAGCAGGAAAAAGGCGGCGGCAATGGCGTGGCTCAGGGTGGAGATGCCGAGTGCGGCAGGGATGCCGAGTCTGGCTGGAATGGAATAGAGTCCGCGTTCCTTGTCGAATTTTGCATCCTGACTGGCGTAGAGCAGGTCGAAACCGGCGGTCCACAGTGTCACGCCGAAAAAGAGCAGGATGGCCGGCAGGGTGACGGTCGGGTCCACACTGAGCCATCCGGCGACCGGAGCCAGTCCGAGGACGGAACCGAGAGCGAAGTGACACCAATGGGTGAACCGTTTGCAGAAGCTGTATGAGGACGACATGATCAATGCCAGCGGCGAGAGTTTCAGGCAGAGCGGGTTCATGAGCGCACACGCGATAATAAAAACGACGGCGGCGGTGAGGATGAACATCAGGGTGAAGCTGGTGGACAGTTCGCCGGTGACCAGTTCCCGTTTTTGGGTGCGTGGATTTTCGCGGTCAATGTCGAGGTCCGCGTACCGATTGAAGGCCATGGCAAACGAGCGGATAGCGACCATGGCCACGGTCAGGACGAGCAGATTATATGTTCCGGGCCAGCCGTCAGCGGCCAGAAACGCGCCCATGTACGCGAAGGGCAGGGCAAAGATCGAGTGTTCGATTTTAATCATCCGGCACACCGTGCCAAAATTCTTCCATATTTTCATGTCATACCTCCGGCTTTCAGGTAAAAAGGGCGAACACCTCGTGAAAGCGACCCTTTTGCCTGTGTGGCCTGTCTTGAATGTTCCCCTGAAGTCAGTGGACCGCGTGTTCTGCGGCGGGGAATCAATATTTGTTGATCAGCGTTGCCCCGGTAATCAGGAGCAGAACACCGACGATTCTTTGCCAGGAAATCATGTGGACGTTGAAGCTGATGAGTCCGTAATGATCAAGCAGTATTGCGGCCAGAAATTGTCCGGCCAAAAGCCAGGCCATCATGGTCGCGGCCCCGAGCTGTCCGGCCAGCACGATGATTGCGAAGACGAAAAATCCACCAAAGAGGCCACCTGTCCATGCCCATGCCGGGGCGGACACGATCATGCCCGGTGTCGGGATGGGTGCTTTGGATATGAGCCCATAAGCGAACAGGCCCAGCGTGCCCACGGCGAACGAAACCGCCGCTGCCCAGATGGGGTCTCCCAACGATTCCTTGAGACGCAAATTGACGCCAGCCTGGACCGGCATCAATGCACCGGCCACGAGTGCGAACACGACGAACATCCATTTCATGATGGCTCCAATGTGGTTTGTCTGCGGGAAGTTTATCGTTGTTTCGGTCAATCGTCTATGGCTTTGGGAACGGAATTGCGCAAAATCGTGTGAGATCTGTCACCCAAGCGGCACCCATTCCTTGTTTGAAATCCATACAAAAGGATCGAATCAATCCAAACAGGGAGGATCGGTATGACCGGCACACAGAAACGGGAAATACGAAAATACTTGATACATGGGTTGGAAATGGTGGTCGGGGCGGACATGGAGCACGGTCTGACTGTCGAGAATTGTCCGGACGATATGGATTTCGCTTCCCAATTGGCCCGACACGGCATGAGCGTGACCATGCAGCGGCGGCGGGTGGCCAGGATTCGTGAGATGGAAGCCGCCCTGCGCCGTCTGAGCGAAACCGACTATGGAATGTGCGAGGAATGCGGCGATCCCATTGGCATGGCCCGGCTCATGGCCCACCCCTCGGCCCGATTGTGTGTGACGTGTCAGGCCAATGCCGAGAACGGGTTGTCACGGTGCGCCTGATGGGGTGTTAATTTTGACCAATTTGAAATCACCTTTGGTGACGAGCCCGAGTCCTGAAACCACGGTCCATGTTTGGGGAAGAATTCCCGGAATTGGAGAGGGCAGTCGACTTTGAACAGTGAGAACGGTGCGTTCGTGTCCAAAAAGCAACGCGGTTTTTTCTTCAACAATACGACACAGAGCCAAAGGGGAGGTGATTGATATATCTCCAAGGCAGAAGACCGGAACAGTCCATTCATCTGTCGAAAAATCCACCAGAACAACCACTCCCTTTTGGGTTTTCATCAGGAGCTGGCTGCCACGAGCCAGAAGCGTATATTGACTGCTGAACGATTGAAGGTTCTTGGCGTGAGGATGTGTCTTTTCTGTCAATGTATTGGGACCGAAAGTAAGCTTTTCCATAACCGTCAGCATTGCTGGATTTGGTCCCTTTTGGGACCAGACGGTGAGCGTCATGCCGTTTGGATTCCGAAAAAGGAGCGTGATTCCTGGTTTGGGGCCAAGAAAACAGCACAGATCATGCTCTGCACTTGAAGTACAAGGTGCGATCAGAAGGGCCAACAGGCAGACAAGAAAAGAGACAAGAAAGGGACAGGTTCTTGTCTCGCAATGGCGGATGACTTTGGCAAAAGACCGCACAGAAGATAACGGTGAGGCTGGCCTGGCTTTCACGTCTCATCCCTCTTTCAAATCCGGGTGCCGGTCATAAAAGCCCGTGAGGGGTTCCAGTGGAACAGTGCATCGGGGACAGCGTTTGTCCGGCACCTCGGCAGCGGGATAGGCTGTCTCGCATTCGGGACAGATATACACTGCGACATACTCTCGCTGGCCTTTGCGAAAGGCCATGATGGTCATGAATATGCCGACGGCGGCACAGAACAATCCCATTTCAAGATGATATTCTCCCCACTCCCAGCAAAGGTCAGTGAGTTTCCAGCAATATCCCCAATCCAATATCATTGTGATTGCTAAGCCCAGACTCACAATTGCTCCACAGAGCATGTGGATATCTACTTTTCTATTTTTGTGTTTCCCTCTTTTTTTTGTTGAAGGAGTCATATGCTTTTTCCCCTATTTTATATATTGTCGTAATCCCTTGTCCTTCTGCCGTTTCAGCAGGAAGACTTTTATTAAAGAGGTCGTTTCCAATACGTCCGATCTTGTCAATTTTGTCAGGGTTGGTTTTGACCAAATCCGTTCCGGACCGGACAATGTCTTTCCCCTTTCCTGTTACGGCCTTTGCCAGATTCTTCCCCTGTCGAATCAGTGTGGGGGCGGCTGCGATGACTTTTGGACCAGCTGCGGCAGCTCCGGCTC is part of the Pseudodesulfovibrio sp. JC047 genome and encodes:
- a CDS encoding DMT family transporter translates to MKWMFVVFALVAGALMPVQAGVNLRLKESLGDPIWAAAVSFAVGTLGLFAYGLISKAPIPTPGMIVSAPAWAWTGGLFGGFFVFAIIVLAGQLGAATMMAWLLAGQFLAAILLDHYGLISFNVHMISWQRIVGVLLLITGATLINKY
- a CDS encoding TraR/DksA family transcriptional regulator produces the protein MTGTQKREIRKYLIHGLEMVVGADMEHGLTVENCPDDMDFASQLARHGMSVTMQRRRVARIREMEAALRRLSETDYGMCEECGDPIGMARLMAHPSARLCVTCQANAENGLSRCA